The Paenibacillus spongiae nucleotide sequence GCAGCGTCACGGCACCCCGTTAGACCGGCTCCCTCTGATTATTTCGCTGCAGCACCGCAGTTCGATGATGGAGCTCTTCACGCATGCCGTAAATCAGCACCAGCTAAAGGCTTTGTATTCGACACAGATAGCCGGCTGCCTGCTCAAAGGGCTCCTTCTGGAATTGGTGCAGGCAGGCAGCGATTCCTTGGTGCCGGATTACCGAATGACCATGATCATGGAACGGATCGACAAAGAAGCAACTGCCGGTTCGCGTTATGACGAATGGCTGGCGGGGAGCGGCCTGCGCAAGACGCAGTTTCATGAACGGTTCAAGCAGGCGACCGGCCTCTCGCCCAAAGCCTATTGGACCAAAGCGATCATGAAGCAAGCCGCTGCCGCCTTGCGGGAGAGCAACCGAAGCGTGACCGGAATTGCCGAGGATCTGGGTTATTCCTCCATCCATCACTTCTCGAAGCAGTTCACCTCTTACTTCGGCGTCTCGCCGACAGAGTTTCGGAAGCGGCAAAGATGACGGTAAGCTGCATAAGACAAAGAAACGGTTCCGCTCGTGACGGAACCGTTTCTTAACCGTTATAGCAATCGGAACCGGCTTACACCTCTGCCGTTTCCTTGAGTCCTTCCAGATATGCGACAAAATTAAGATGCTTGCGCATCGACTTCTCATGCACGAGATTCAGCTTGCCGTTATCCAGCTGGCCGAATCGCTCGATAAGCTCCTCGTTGTCATGCGACCAGTCGATTTGGCCGAGCACTTCCAGGCAGCTCGCCCACTCCGTATTATATTTCCCGTCCTTCACCAAATAACCGTGCGCATACAGCGCGATAGACTCCTGAACGACACGGCTAGATGAGATGAACTGCGCAGTTCCCGGCATTTCGGGCATGTGCGGCAGCACACCGTTGAAGAACTGATGCAGGAGCTCCACGTGGGTCGTAGAATCTTTGCGGATGCGGCGAGCCAGCTCATACGACAGATTCATCTTCCCTGTGAAGAGCAGAGTAGCGGTGGAATATAACCAGCTGAAGCACGTAAAGTTCTTGTTGTACGACGTCAGATTATTCCGGCGCTCGATGCCCACATTCTTGAGCAGCTCATTGTGATCGGCAACCTGCTGCAGCACAATGTTAAGCGGGTCGCTTCCGTCGAACGAATGGCCGAGCTCCTTGCTGACCAGCTGTACCTTGGAGTTAATGTCGCCGAACAGCTGCTTCTCTTCTTCTTCTCCCAGTCCGATATACAGCTGAACGGAGAGCAGGCTTTCCAGCAGGTCCAGCCTTCTTTCCTCGACCTTCGCGAGCAGCCCTTCCGCTTGCTCCAGCTCTTCCTTCAAGCTCTCGTCATCAGGATTTCGACGGTTCTTCAGCTTCAGCTTGGCAACATCGCGTTCATGCTTTCGGCTCTCCTTGGTCAGCTGCTCGTTCGTATAACCGAGTGCCATGATGCGATGCTGGCCGTCCAATATGCTCAGCTTGGAACCGTGGAGGAGAATGAGGTGGTCATCGCCCTTCGCCAG carries:
- a CDS encoding AraC family transcriptional regulator, which gives rise to MMDLDQMHLMAPSIRVAHHYRFPLEWNPSQTKRIGYCYALHLVDEGKGSITASGRTYPLKKGDLAFVPPRLLHSFHSNPDHPMGTYNIYCELWSDAPMPTPHHLVWDEADFDKRLLTAQRHGTPLDRLPLIISLQHRSSMMELFTHAVNQHQLKALYSTQIAGCLLKGLLLELVQAGSDSLVPDYRMTMIMERIDKEATAGSRYDEWLAGSGLRKTQFHERFKQATGLSPKAYWTKAIMKQAAAALRESNRSVTGIAEDLGYSSIHHFSKQFTSYFGVSPTEFRKRQR
- a CDS encoding DNA sulfur modification protein DndB produces the protein MDGLRLNMTIHPYCERFGLATVSLRVHDLLNYSTIDPMVQRKLSGMQRRKIANYLQERELDHVFFGPVTLSLRDVGSLAKGDDHLILLHGSKLSILDGQHRIMALGYTNEQLTKESRKHERDVAKLKLKNRRNPDDESLKEELEQAEGLLAKVEERRLDLLESLLSVQLYIGLGEEEEKQLFGDINSKVQLVSKELGHSFDGSDPLNIVLQQVADHNELLKNVGIERRNNLTSYNKNFTCFSWLYSTATLLFTGKMNLSYELARRIRKDSTTHVELLHQFFNGVLPHMPEMPGTAQFISSSRVVQESIALYAHGYLVKDGKYNTEWASCLEVLGQIDWSHDNEELIERFGQLDNGKLNLVHEKSMRKHLNFVAYLEGLKETAEV